The Zalophus californianus isolate mZalCal1 chromosome 6, mZalCal1.pri.v2, whole genome shotgun sequence DNA window TTGATCTTGGAATTCTATTTTCTGAAGCTTTTCATTCTCAGGATCACTTTCTTTCTTGCATCGTTTAGTTCATCAGGCTCTATTTTCTTAATccataaagtaaaaacaaaatatgaattgataagaaaataacatttgttgttaaaatataaattgaaatagtTTTTTTGTGGGGGGTTGTACAAAATAGGTACTGCTCTCCGAATCTCAACAGTTTCTCAGGTACCTTGGCTCTGGGTTCTGTTAACTACACTTTGTCCAACATTTCTGACAGTCCTGTCTCTGGCACCACTGAATTCAACTAATGTCTCTGAAGCACTATAAAAATCTGGAggttcttcaggaaaaaaaaaatcacagaagtcTAATAAGTTCATTATACAAAACTCATGGTGATGCCCACTAGGATCTAGTCTAAGGGGACAGACttaccccacccctgctcctgctgctgctgtagCGGTGGTCCCTTCAGATGCCCACTCTGCTcagatttgaaaaaaacaaaaggaaaagaaaatccaactCAGACCATCATAAGAAGCAACTTTCCATTTAATCATTCTACATggatgtttactttttaaaaatctcttgtcTGGCAAGAAAACCTAGATAGTTCCCATTGTCCAGACCCCTGGCTCGCCCTGCTGAGGCTGCGCTGCTGAGTCTCCTGGAGCCCAGTAGGAAAGCTCCTGCAGAATACAGAAGACAACAGCTCTCCAGTCTTCAGCTAGTGTCCCATCTGCTAGGTGACACTACTGCGATAATCagtaatagtaaaataaatttttatttgatactTTGAAAATACTACACATCtatgaaaaatcaaaattcaaaaccaaaaattaTCCTGCAAATTGGGAGGATGAGAAACAGAGTCGCTGAGCCTTTCTTGAAAGAACCTCTGAAGGAAATGAGTTCTCCCAGTTTGTTTAGACAGGGCATGAgcctgttcttttttccttctgggaaaTGACCCTCCTAGGCTGTGGACTTTGAGTCATGAGAGGAGGACTTGGTACATGTGCCGATGGTTCCGCGATGGGTCCCATTGCTGGGAATGGGCAGCCAGGCTCCTTGGTCCACCTGGCTAGTTATCGGGAGGAGTCATGCCTTCTCAGGTGTCAATgagcaggctcaccactgagcgGATTTTGCAGGCAAACCATCGCCTGAGGGGACAAAAGTATTGATAGTGGAATTGTTCAAACTCGGGGGTCTGGCGGATATCGCGGAAAAAGGCAATGTCAAGGTCAGACTCGGTAAGGATGATCAGGAGGAGGAGCAAAACAAAGAGGAGTCCCATGGTCACAAGGAGCAAACGGAGGACACTTAAAACAAACTTATTCACCTGTTCCTCCTCTGGCCTGCCGTGCCCCTGACACAGGGCCCTCAGCTCTCCCCCAAGAGCCTCCACCTCTGCAGCAGTTGGAGTGCTGGCCTCAGACTCCTTCTCCTCTTCGATGCTGCAGGTGGCCCCATTGATCTGCCGGGAAAGTAGCATCAGCTCCAGGCTGTGCTCAGCCACAGGGGTGGGCAACACACTGTCTGCAGGGCTGTAGGCTTCGTCTGCAATCACAGCGACTCGCTCGTTGCTGTCTGCCCGGCTGCTTCTCACGTGAGGCAGGAAGGTGTCCCCATGGGAGGAAGAACGCACTGGGGTGGAATGGGCACTGTCCCGTAGGGACTCCAGGCCTGGAAAGGCAAAAGGAATATGAGTAGGCTTTCTGGGTCCCAGTGCACACTTTGCTGTCTGGTGGAGGCACACCCATTCTGTTTTAGGTTGTTAACTAAAATTTTGCAAGGAAGCCCCTCTGCACAGCCCATGTGGTCAGCAGCAGTGGCACTACACTGTTTTAATGTATCAGGAATAGGATAAAAGCAGCAGCAGACATCAGAGTGGCTGTGATTGGAGTGCCTTGAGAGGCAGGAATGGGGAGAAGACTGTTTTGCTTTACTGGGCCTCATCAAATACTGATTCTGGAGCTGCATGTCCTTCTAACAACCCAGCAGGCAGCTCCTTGAGCTCATGAGGTCATCTTTTGGATTGCTGCTGCTGGTCTCTTCAGCCTCCCACTTCTAGCTGTCCTGATTTTAGGGGATGTGAAAACCCTATCTGCTCTTCCTTAAGTGGTCTCTCATGGAGAAGGGAATAGCCCCTGGCTAGCTCTCTTTCTTTCACCTTAGAATGAGCTGGGTCCATAGTAGGCTGACAATTACCCTGTCTTTACACACTTTGAGTGCAGAGTGGTCTCTGAGAAGATCTTGTTGGGTCAGGGTGGAAATTATCTTACATTCATTGGGAGGAAGGGTCCTCTGCCCCCTAAAACTACCCATTATCTCTTTACTTTCTCAGATGGAACATTTCTCTCTTTCCAAGCCTCAATCTCTGGTAGTGAAAAACAGGAGCTGGTTACTTTGTGAAGTAAACAGCAGCTGCTAGGCTGGAGGATGTGGGCCCAGAGTCACCAAGTATGGCCCACATCACAGTGCTCCCAAGGAAATGGCTTCTTGTTTCAGGTTCAATGTCTGCATTTTCCATTCCtggctaccttttttttttttttaagatcttatttatttacttgacagagatagaacaagtagacagagaggcaggcagagggagagggagaagcaggctccctgcggggctcaatctcaggaccctgggatcatgacctgagccgaaggcagccgcttaaccgactaagccacccaggcgctcccccctTCCTGGCTACCTTGGGGGTGCCAGAGTGGCTCTGGCTCTCCCTGCATTTGTGGCCAATGGCAAGAGAAGCCAGTCCCCCTTCCATTGCTCTGAAATTGACCCTGACTTCTGCAAGACTGAACCAGTTCCCAGCTCTGTAAAGGTTTGACCTAACTAGGGCTAATTAGGGAGTTTTTCAGTTCAGGGCTACCTTCAGAAGCCCAAGGGTCTCTCTTAAAAGGTGGCAGTAACCTTTCAGAAGTAGTGAGTTTCATTTGGTTCTCTTGTGTAGCCATATGTACCCAGGCAGCCTGCCTGCCTAGCCTGCTGGAGCCCATTTCAGCATAGGTACAGTTAAGGGTTCTCCAGGGGAACAAACCCTGGGTTATAAacgggtgggtgggggtggcaaCAGCAGCCCCCTGCTGTCCACCTATACTCCCCATCACCTCCTCATCAGTGTATTTGCTACAGCTCTCAGATTCTGCTTTCAGGAGCTCCTCATGGTCctagttgtattttgttttcccctGTGCTAAAATCTTAAGTTTgtctgttttaaagtttttaaagtgcTTTCATCTTTCCACGAAGTTGTGAAGGCAAGAGGTTACAGAGCTTGCCTAAGGACATGTGGTTGGCTGGTAATGGGAAAGGCAAGGATAGACTGCAAGCCTGTTTCCTGATGCTAATGATCATGTAGTTAGATTTTGGGCCAGGATGAATTAAGGCTACAGCCTACACCTGCCTTAGATTTAGGTCCCAATTGCCCAAGAAACTGTGGTGAAATAATGTGAAATTAAGAGCTTGCCCCTTGTTCCAGAGCTCTTGATGCTTCTTTGATCTCTTCCCCCGCCCCCGTTTTTCTCCCTTATTCCTGCATTTGCATAAGCAGCATGAGGAATATATACCTGGTAGTATGTAATGAGTCCCTGATAGAACAGAGACCTTTAGGCCCTGATCACACATGTGTTGGTTCAGCTCCTTTCCCACCCACTCCTCCACCCCCGTTCCTCTGGAACCTCAGCACCCCCTGTACAGGGCTCCTCATACCCTTTCTAAAGGCTGTCTCCTTAGAGACAACTCTACCAGATCTTCCAAAGCACGACCAGCTTAGCTACCAGAAGCCACTTCAGTGCAAACTTAGCTTGGCCTACAATTCAGCCCTAAGCttgctggggaaggagagaggcaaaggcTGTTACATCAGAGAGAACAAATCAGACAGACACCAGAAACCACATTATAAGTTGTTGGTGctctcagtaaataaaataatggatatgTATGCATTTTTAGTAGATTGCTTGACAGACAAAATTGCTCAGTGTTAGTCTTCTGTTCCCTCAACAGACCTCACCTGTAAGGTTATTATTGCTATGTCAGGCTAGTCTTGTATAGAACTTCAGGTTCACTAGAAACCACCACCCCTTCATCAAGCCCGTTATTCTGGGATGGACAGGGTGGGTACCATGGGTGGGAGCTGGCAAATGGCACAGCAAAACAGAGGAGTCTTTTTTACCTTGGATGTACTCCAGCTGATTGCCTTGCCCAGAGGTGGCTTCTTGTGGGCGGGGGGGCAGAATGGTCAGGAGCCTACCCTGGAGCCGGGGCCCCATCCTCACGATGCGCACACTCACTGGCCGAAGGCAGTGATTAGTCAACCGCAGCTGAACTCGGACTCTGGTGTGAATCTTAATCAGACTCTTCCCCATGGTGGCCCAGGCAGGCAGACACTTCTTCAGTGGAAACCAGCTGATCTCTTCATGGAAACCAGCCAGGCGGGGGGGGGTACAGAGGGAAAGGACGGAAAACCAACTGGGGACCAAGGAGTTTTGCTGACCTCAAGCCATGGCAGCTCGTTCACAGTGCCTCCTGTGCTGGAGAGAGAATGTCAGCTCTGCGAGACAGAACAGGCTGAGCTTCAGGGAAGGAACAGCTCTAAGAGGCCTACGTTATCAGGGACTGGATTCAGTCAGAAGCACTTAGAGCCATAAAAAGTAATGCTTCCCTAGCATGTGACTGTTTCCCGGAGCCCCGTATAAGGGCCCCAGACTTCTCAGAGAGTGAAGTACCTAGAGGGCAGAGAACAATCCCACAGGGTAGGGAGCATCCCATAGTTCCAGAAAATGCAGGAGGTGAAGCTACAAAGACATTGGGCTTTGGGTTGGGTGGCTCTGACGTGTGAGGTGGCAGGTCGGGGGTGGAAATGGGCTGTGTCCCATCCACTGGGCTGTATGCTATTTGGCTCCCTGCTGCTGAGCTGTGCCCCACAGGGTGCAATGGATAAAAGGAATCAACATACCTGAGCATCCTCTCTGGTTAAGCCTGTGCTAACAACATGTGGTATCTTGGCATCcctgagaggagaggggagggccaACCAGTGTACCATCATCTTTTTAACGGTCCCAGCTCATTGGAATTACATGGTCTCATTCAAATTGTAGTCTTTCTTATGTTACTGTTTTTGCAATTTTCCCATTGTTTTTAGAGATAGCAATCAAAGCTTTCCCCCTGGAAAAGGCAAATAGTTTCTGTGACATTAATTTATGTGCCATATGGACAATAGGAAAGAGTCTCTGATGGAGCATGAACCGCTTTCAAATGTCCATAATTTCCTGGGAGTTTTGGTGGTTAGTGCCCTTCTTCTGAGACCCCTCATCATTTCTCTCAGCCCTTCCCTGTTTAGGTGTACAGTGAGGGTCAGCTGTGTTTGCTGGGCGCTTTAAAGGTGAAACCCCTCTTGAGAGATGGTGTAGCTCAACTCTCTGGGAAATAATCCATTCTTTATCTCCCCAGTCTTGATAATCCCTGTACTGATAGAGCCACTTAAAtgctaaaatctttttttttttttctccccacatcCAAACCAGATGTCCATCTGCCTCTCCTCACTGTGAGCCTGTTGGTGTCATTCCTGCTGGGGCAGTTCTTAGCTGCTTCTACTTTGCCCTCCTGAATCTAATGGGTCCTGGGCTGAGGGCCATGACTGGGGATGAAGGCTGTTCTTGTGTGTAGTCAGCCTCAATCAGGCATGGGGTGTGAGCAGCAGGTTGGCTTGCTGAGTAGCACATGGGAGCCTGCTGTGCTATATAGTCTGCCAGGCGTGAACTTCCATGGGGGCTGAGATGGTGAGGGTGTGCCCTGGCCCTAGAAGTCTCTTCTTTACTAGCTTCCTTGGTGGCCTTCCCCTGCTGCACCGTCCCTTGGCTTTTTACAAGCAAAGAGGACTATTTCGGATGCTGAGGAGCCTACTGCTGCTACAATGGGAGAAGACAGCTTCTGGGAGGATGCTGGGGGCACAGCCAGAGCTGGCTGGGAGCTGGGACAGCCTCATAGCTTGTCTTGGGAGAGCTCAGGACCGGTCTCCCACTTCTCAGTAGTTCTGCTAACCCTGCTTGGCAACTACTATAAGTGAGTTATACCCCCACATGGACAGCCTGTCTTCCCTTTTCTAGGAACATGGGTTTTACTGGACATTCTTCCATATGCTGGAGAACAAATGCATGAGGCTCTTCCCTAGACCTGTATTAGTGCTCAGCTCCAGAGGATGGCCTTTTCTCTGGGAGGACAGCTGTCCTGACTTTTTACAGGAGCTTTGAGGTGAACTTGGTGGCTTCCGACCTCGGGATGGATAGGAAGAAGGGccacagggagaggagaaagttGTTTcctcaaaagagaagaaattcatTCTGTTTTCCTGAGATGAACGCCCCAAAAGAAAAGGGACAATGAGAGCTATGCTCAGTTCTCCGGCTCAGCCTAAGACTGGAGGAAAAACCGGGAGCCTGTGTCTGATGACAGACCTCAGTAACTTCATACTTTGCATAGCGATTATACTATGTAGTTCAGAAGGCACCCTCCCACACCCATACCCACTCTACGGTGGGGgccacaggctcagagaggtgaagcaacCTGCCCTAGAGAAAGTACATGGCAGAGCTCTGATCTGAATCTCATCTTGGACTTCCTGAGCAGGCCTCTTTGCACTGTGCTTGCTGCCTGTCCAATAAATGCTTTAATCTCTTTAAAGTACTTCTATGTACATGAGGTTCCTCACAGCCCATGGGGTACACAAGGAAGATACccctattttacaaatagaaCAACTAAGATACTCAAATAATTAAGGCACTTGATGTGGTTACCCGGCCAGGGTTCTCAATCCCTAGACTGTAGTTATATACCAGACTTAGATAATGCAAAGTCAGTGACACATAAAATCCTAAACACAAACCCATGATCCTCACAGGGGAGCCGCAGAGTGATGTCCTGCCTAACCTAAGtagttctttattttcattaattagcATTGCCACAGAAAGAGCAAAGAGTCTTCCCTTTCCAGGACAGGTTTGAAGCAAACCCACTGCTGTTTGTTGCAGCTTTAGATCTTCTGAGGTCCTACAAAAACATCTTTGGGAATGAAAGCATTCAACTTTATACCTGTACCTAGCCTGTGGGGCAGCTGAGTCAGTGACCATGAGGGAAATATTCCAGGAGTCTCCTAATGATATTAACTACCCAGAGAGTGGAGAGGTATCAGGCTCAGCTACTGCAGTATCTAGTTCAGTGAAGATTCACAGACtttgtctctcccctcccccccccccaggacccACCTCTTCCAAAGGGAGGGTAGGATAGAGAGAGGTGGGGCATATGAGATTCCCGAGATCATGTTAAAGAATTCAGATAGCAAGAGGACAGATCTCTCCCGCTGAAATAGAAAGTGGTAGTGGCTATTAGGATGCTTCAGAACTAAGAGTTTTCATTTCTTGGTTAACTGCCTCAGCCACCCTGATCATTTAAACTGTGGAGACTAGTCTGATCTGGAAAATAAGTGAAAAGCCTCTTGATGGAAAGCAATTTCAGAACTGCATGGAACCTGTTAGACGCAATAACACAGTCTCCCAAAGGTCTGCCCCAACACTCTCAGATTTAAACCCCATCTTAGACTACAGCTCAGCAGGGTTGGGTGGGCTTATCCTTCACCTGACATCCAGCTGGTGTTCCCAACTACCGCATGAAACCTTCTCTCTTCTATTGGAGAAATGTGCTCCTGTCTCTAGTGCAACTTCTGTTCAAGGTCCCTGAGAGGAAGTGGTCCAAGTCAAAACTTAGAGGAACCCCATGGTCCTCTCCAGAGCTTACGCTCACCTTCCATGATGGAGATGTGAACAGCTCTTCTGCGGGTCCTGGGGACACTGCTCAGCCTTGGACCATGGGTTATGGAGGGACAGCTGCGGCTGGGAACCATCCCTGCTCTGaggttaaagaaaaagagaactttGTTAAATCAGTGCACAGACAGATGTGGTCAGGACTCAGGGTTGAGAAGTAGCTGCTAGAACTGCCTGGCTgtgttaagttttatttatttatttgtttgtttatttatttaatatttattttaaaaaagtctttgatACCTGTTTTTTTGCCTTTAGTCCCTGGATTCCAGTCAGAGACATTGCTTTAGACTTGTCTACCACCTCATATCCTAGACCCACCTGAACCTTGCTTTAGTGCAGCAATGGTACCACTGGTCTCTGGGCAGGTTTGTCAGGATGCAGAGCCCTAGCATGAGCAGTGCTATAGAAAATATGCCTGAAAACTGATATGGCAGCCTCTCTGACTTCTGACAGAGACTGCAGTTGGCAGGGGGTGCCATGTGAAGGTGGTAATAATGCTCCCATTCCCAGAGATCAGGCTGGTTGGTGAACCCTAGCTGTCTTGGCCAATCATATTCTTTCTGGATCTTACTAGGTTTAGGAGATATACGTGATGTACAGTTATACATGAAGCAAGGATCTCAAAACTATTTTAGACCTAGTGTAGTAGGGCTGTGGGGCTATCCCTGGCTTTCTGTAATGGATTGATTCCAGAACTAAGGAAATCTTGCACTTTGGACATGTCCTCCGTGGCCTATGACCACTTTCAGGATTTGGGAGGACAGTAGAGAAGTGCCCAGGATGTGGTACTGGGTACTACGCCCTCCCTCGTGCTCCCTCAAGGCTCAGGGATACCAGGGTCAGACTGTTCTCCATGCCTTTAGCTGAGATGGATCTTTTCACCTTCCTGCCATGTTCTCCTTCCCCTTTTGTGAGAGCCACTGCGTCCAGAATCTTCATAGTACTGAAACTGCTGCCTTTTTGGAGGTTCTGGGATCTGAGCTCAACTGGTTTGGGGGAAGTCTGTGGCAGCCTACCTGTGTATTTCTGGTGGCTCCCGTTTGATCTTCGCACTTGACTCCATTACTTCCTTTGCAACTCGGCCACTATAAATAGTATAATAAAACAAGCAGCAAGGGATGAGATGGTGTTCTAGCACTGGGCTCCTGTCTAAGGCTTCAGATACTTTGGATGAACTGGGAGGTGGCCTCTTTGGCCTAGCCCTTCCCAATGTCTAGGTCACTGAGAAAGGCTTGCTTGCTGGGTAAGTTTTAAGATGTCCTGACAGCTTATCTTAGAGAGCTCTCTATCTCGAGTCTTTGggattttccattttcatttagaaatgatTTCTCATTGTCCAGGATGTTCCAgaaatattgcaaaaaaaaaaaaatctttagacaGACATGAAAAGAATCACTGCTACAGTTCTTATTTCACTGCTGTtgtgagggcagaaggagaagataCATATTTAAACCCTGCAGACAAActggcagggaaggaaagaaatagtcAAAAGGACAGGAGACAGGAGAACTGGATGGAAACCTCAGGCTTTTTTGGAGGTTCCCAGTTTCTTT harbors:
- the FRMD5 gene encoding FERM domain-containing protein 5 isoform X10, whose amino-acid sequence is MCFRVKFYPADPAALKEEITRYLVFLQIKRDLYHGRLLCKTSDAALLAAYILQAEIGDYDPGKHPEGYSSKFQFFPKHSEKLERKIAEIHKTELSGQTPATSELNFLRKAQTLETYGVDPHPCKDVSGNAAFLAFTPFGFVVLQGNKRVHFIKWNEVTKLKFEGKTFYLYVSQKEEKKIILTYFAPTPEACKHLWKCGIENQAFYKLEKSSQVRTVSSSNLFFKGSRFRYSGRVAKEVMESSAKIKREPPEIHRAGMVPSRSCPSITHGPRLSSVPRTRRRAVHISIMEGLESLRDSAHSTPVRSSSHGDTFLPHVRSSRADSNERVAVIADEAYSPADSVLPTPVAEHSLELMLLSRQINGATCSIEEEKESEASTPTAAEVEALGGELRALCQGHGRPEEEQVNKFVLSVLRLLLVTMGLLFVLLLLLIILTESDLDIAFFRDIRQTPEFEQFHYQYFCPLRRWFACKIRSVVSLLIDT
- the FRMD5 gene encoding FERM domain-containing protein 5 isoform X9, whose translation is MYLVFLQIKRDLYHGRLLCKTSDAALLAAYILQAEIGDYDPGKHPEGYSSKFQFFPKHSEKLERKIAEIHKTELSGQTPATSELNFLRKAQTLETYGVDPHPCKDVSGNAAFLAFTPFGFVVLQGNKRVHFIKWNEVTKLKFEGKTFYLYVSQKEEKKIILTYFAPTPEACKHLWKCGIENQAFYKLEKSSQVRTVSSSNLFFKGSRFRYSGRVAKEVMESSAKIKREPPEIHRAGMVPSRSCPSITHGPRLSSVPRTRRRAVHISIMEGLESLRDSAHSTPVRSSSHGDTFLPHVRSSRADSNERVAVIADEAYSPADSVLPTPVAEHSLELMLLSRQINGATCSIEEEKESEASTPTAAEVEALGGELRALCQGHGRPEEEQVNKFVLSVLRLLLVTMGLLFVLLLLLIILTESDLDIAFFRDIRQTPEFEQFHYQYFCPLRRWFACKIRSVVSLLIDT